A stretch of Crossiella cryophila DNA encodes these proteins:
- a CDS encoding alpha/beta fold hydrolase has protein sequence MSAEPTGISRRNAIRAAGAGALLFGLSTAPTASATPSGRAPSGHGSVSQAPNLPRGFTKTFTSHYIDTGDLRQHAVIGGEGPPLLLLHGWPQTWYTWRLLMPALAKDFRVIAVDQRGCGLTGKPRTGYDTGTLAADLVALMSKLGHPRFALVGHDTGMPISYALAADHPDRVERLAVAEAIIPGLTQSPPLLGTSKANERLWHFGFNRLGGEVNERLVQGREQIYFGAKFAASAYRPLPEYAVRHYINTLARDGEALRGSFEWYRALEATIAQNERRKATRLTLPVLAIGGGESAGEGIANTMRLAADDVRSVVIPRCGHWITEEAPAEVLAALSTFLAP, from the coding sequence ATGTCCGCCGAGCCCACCGGGATCTCCCGGCGTAACGCGATCCGCGCCGCGGGCGCCGGTGCGCTGCTGTTCGGATTGTCCACCGCCCCAACGGCTTCGGCCACCCCATCCGGTCGCGCGCCGTCCGGCCATGGTTCCGTGTCCCAGGCCCCGAACCTGCCCCGCGGTTTCACCAAGACCTTCACCAGTCACTACATCGACACCGGCGACCTGCGTCAGCACGCGGTCATCGGCGGCGAGGGCCCGCCACTGCTCCTGCTGCACGGCTGGCCGCAGACCTGGTACACCTGGCGCCTGCTGATGCCCGCGCTGGCCAAGGACTTCCGGGTGATCGCGGTCGACCAGCGCGGCTGCGGCCTGACCGGCAAACCCCGCACCGGCTACGACACCGGCACCCTGGCCGCCGACCTGGTCGCGCTGATGAGCAAGCTCGGCCACCCGCGTTTCGCGTTGGTGGGCCACGACACCGGCATGCCGATCAGCTACGCCCTGGCCGCCGACCACCCCGACCGGGTCGAGCGCCTGGCCGTGGCCGAGGCCATCATCCCCGGCCTGACCCAGTCCCCGCCGCTGCTGGGCACCTCCAAGGCCAACGAACGCCTGTGGCACTTCGGTTTCAACCGCCTGGGCGGCGAGGTCAACGAACGTCTGGTCCAGGGCCGCGAACAGATCTACTTCGGCGCCAAGTTCGCCGCCTCGGCCTACCGCCCACTGCCCGAGTACGCGGTCCGGCACTACATCAACACCCTGGCCAGGGACGGCGAGGCGTTGCGTGGCAGCTTCGAGTGGTACCGGGCGCTGGAGGCCACCATCGCGCAGAACGAACGGCGCAAGGCAACGCGGCTGACCCTGCCGGTGCTGGCCATCGGCGGCGGGGAGAGCGCGGGGGAGGGGATCGCGAACACCATGCGACTGGCGGCGGACGATGTGCGCAGTGTGGTGATTCCGCGGTGCGGGCATTGGATCACCGAGGAGGCGCCCGCGGAGGTGCTGGCGGCGCTGAGCACGTTCCTGGCGCCGTAA
- a CDS encoding TetR/AcrR family transcriptional regulator, producing MPARGDHEARRAEVSEAVWRVLAAQGFGGLTMRAVAAELGASTGLLTHYFRSKRELVRYAYEIAELRTSGRVRQPRAAPGLAALRAALADVLPLAPEMVVMSRVWISFWDAALGDAELGASQRARYERWRGRLRGHVEDARELGEIPGSADTGDLAATAGGFAHGLVVQALFDPDRFPPERQLALLDGFLESIRPGRAGSPGSARAPGR from the coding sequence ATGCCGGCCAGAGGAGACCACGAGGCGAGACGCGCGGAGGTCTCCGAGGCGGTGTGGCGGGTGCTGGCCGCACAGGGTTTCGGCGGGCTGACCATGCGGGCGGTGGCGGCTGAGCTTGGCGCGTCCACCGGGTTGCTGACGCACTACTTCCGCAGCAAGCGGGAGCTGGTCCGGTACGCCTACGAGATCGCGGAACTGCGCACCTCCGGCCGGGTCCGGCAGCCGCGGGCGGCGCCGGGACTGGCCGCGTTGCGCGCGGCGCTGGCCGATGTGCTGCCGCTGGCCCCGGAGATGGTGGTGATGAGCCGGGTCTGGATCAGTTTCTGGGACGCCGCGCTGGGGGACGCCGAGCTGGGGGCGAGTCAGCGGGCCCGGTACGAGCGGTGGCGGGGCCGGTTGCGCGGGCATGTCGAGGACGCGCGGGAGCTGGGCGAGATCCCCGGGTCCGCGGACACCGGGGATCTCGCCGCCACCGCTGGTGGGTTCGCGCATGGACTGGTGGTGCAGGCGTTGTTCGACCCGGACCGATTCCCGCCGGAGCGGCAACTGGCCCTGCTGGACGGGTTTCTGGAGTCGATCAGGCCGGGGAGAGCAGGCAGCCCGGGATCGGCCCGCGCACCTGGAAGGTGA
- a CDS encoding DUF1876 domain-containing protein, protein MENRWMIELRFDEDGTRTMATATLTGSGAPDVRGHGYARRNPADTPDACVGEEIAAARALSNLSHELVDAAARRIEERTHSPARLSV, encoded by the coding sequence ATGGAAAACCGTTGGATGATCGAACTGCGGTTCGACGAGGACGGCACCCGGACCATGGCCACCGCCACCCTCACCGGCTCCGGCGCCCCGGACGTGCGCGGCCACGGCTACGCCCGCCGCAACCCCGCCGACACCCCGGACGCCTGCGTCGGCGAGGAGATCGCCGCGGCCAGGGCACTGTCCAACCTGTCGCACGAACTGGTGGACGCGGCGGCCCGGCGGATCGAGGAACGCACCCACAGCCCGGCCCGCCTGAGCGTGTAG
- a CDS encoding GNAT family N-acetyltransferase yields MLTRTLTENAELAALEPWRANEFANHVDAARAHLAPWLPWALTVVDTETAAMFLQRYADEQARGNGRILGIWLGGKLVGGTLFRVWDSRTGVCEIGVWLAPEAVGRGLVTTAVGVMLDWAFGVRGMSRVEWRTVPDNARSIATAERLGFTREGVLRQSFPHRGVRQDVEVFSLLASEWKPS; encoded by the coding sequence TTGCTGACCCGCACCCTGACCGAGAACGCCGAACTGGCCGCGCTGGAACCCTGGCGGGCCAACGAATTCGCCAACCACGTCGACGCCGCCCGCGCGCACCTCGCGCCCTGGCTGCCCTGGGCGCTGACCGTGGTGGACACCGAGACCGCCGCCATGTTCCTGCAGCGCTACGCCGACGAACAGGCCAGGGGCAACGGCCGGATCCTGGGCATCTGGCTGGGCGGGAAACTCGTCGGCGGCACCCTGTTCCGGGTGTGGGACAGCCGGACCGGGGTGTGCGAGATCGGGGTCTGGCTGGCGCCGGAGGCGGTCGGGCGCGGGCTGGTGACCACGGCGGTCGGCGTGATGCTGGACTGGGCGTTCGGGGTGCGCGGGATGTCCAGGGTGGAGTGGCGGACCGTGCCGGACAACGCGCGCAGCATCGCCACCGCGGAGCGCCTGGGGTTCACCAGGGAGGGCGTGCTGCGTCAGTCCTTCCCGCACCGAGGGGTGCGGCAGGACGTGGAGGTGTTCTCGCTGCTGGCGAGTGAGTGGAAGCCGTCCTGA